The Streptomyces spororaveus genome includes a region encoding these proteins:
- a CDS encoding MerR family transcriptional regulator: protein MRIGELSRRTGVPVPTIKYYVREGLLPPGELSSPNQASYDDGHERRLRLIRALLEVGGLSVAAIGDVLEAIDDKEQPVHKLLGTAARRLVPEYGDGGVDDDAETVLARERVTRLIEERGWRVHAGNKAFGALVAALASLARVGHGSFAELLDDYADAAERVARVDLEYTGRRADRADLVEAVVVGTVVGDAMFAALRRMAQVDASSRLFAGERQE from the coding sequence ATGCGCATCGGAGAGTTGAGCCGCCGTACCGGGGTCCCGGTACCGACGATCAAGTACTACGTACGGGAGGGCCTGCTTCCGCCGGGCGAGCTGAGCAGCCCCAACCAGGCGAGCTACGACGACGGGCACGAGCGGCGGCTGCGGCTGATCCGCGCCCTGCTGGAGGTCGGCGGGCTGTCGGTGGCGGCCATCGGGGACGTCCTCGAGGCCATCGACGACAAGGAGCAGCCGGTGCACAAGCTGCTCGGCACCGCGGCCCGGCGGCTGGTGCCCGAGTACGGCGACGGCGGGGTCGACGACGACGCCGAGACGGTGCTGGCCCGGGAGCGGGTGACGCGCCTGATCGAGGAGCGGGGCTGGCGCGTCCACGCCGGGAACAAGGCGTTCGGCGCGCTCGTGGCGGCCCTGGCCTCCCTCGCACGGGTGGGCCACGGCTCCTTCGCCGAACTGCTCGACGACTACGCCGACGCGGCCGAGCGCGTGGCCCGGGTGGACCTGGAGTACACGGGTCGCCGGGCGGACCGCGCGGACCTGGTCGAGGCGGTGGTCGTGGGCACCGTGGTGGGCGACGCGATGTTCGCGGCCCTGCGCAGGATGGCCCAGGTGGACGCCTCCTCACGCCTCTTCGCCGGGGAGCGGCAGGAGTAG
- a CDS encoding TrmH family RNA methyltransferase, with protein sequence MDDTVREWREAEQAGDLVLLDGFHTLKHALRFGADVRMVIAEDPGAVRALARELAPDVEAAVARLTRRAGLRGLLPRVHPTGVAALAVRPDRAAGLAGLGRVPRPAPVVVLDNPRNLGNVGAVVRLAAGFGATGVVTRGDLDPWHPNVVRAGAGLHYATTVERLALDELPPGPLYALDPEGADIRALTLPDDALLAFGSERHGISPELRARADHLVSLPMRPQVSSYNLATSVAMTLFHWGGPPAPEQDGEDS encoded by the coding sequence ATGGACGACACGGTGCGGGAATGGCGGGAGGCCGAGCAGGCGGGGGATCTCGTGCTGCTCGACGGGTTTCACACGCTGAAGCACGCTCTGCGGTTCGGGGCCGATGTGCGGATGGTCATCGCCGAGGATCCCGGCGCGGTACGGGCGCTCGCCCGCGAACTGGCTCCGGACGTCGAGGCCGCCGTGGCGCGGCTGACGCGGCGGGCCGGTCTCAGGGGCCTGCTGCCGCGCGTGCATCCCACCGGGGTCGCGGCGCTCGCGGTACGGCCCGACCGGGCCGCCGGCCTCGCGGGGCTGGGCCGGGTCCCCCGGCCGGCGCCGGTCGTCGTCCTCGACAACCCCCGCAACCTGGGCAACGTCGGAGCCGTCGTCCGGCTCGCCGCCGGCTTCGGCGCCACCGGCGTGGTGACCCGGGGCGACCTCGACCCCTGGCACCCGAACGTGGTCCGGGCCGGGGCCGGGCTGCACTACGCCACCACCGTCGAGCGGCTCGCACTGGACGAGCTGCCGCCCGGGCCGCTCTACGCGCTCGACCCGGAGGGCGCGGACATCCGCGCCCTCACCCTCCCGGACGACGCCCTGCTCGCCTTCGGCTCGGAGCGCCACGGGATCTCACCGGAGCTGCGCGCCAGGGCGGACCATCTCGTCTCCCTGCCGATGCGCCCCCAGGTCTCCAGCTACAACCTCGCCACCAGCGTGGCCATGACCCTCTTCCACTGGGGCGGTCCCCCGGCCCCGGAACAGGACGGCGAGGACTCCTAG
- a CDS encoding HTTM domain-containing protein encodes MKRARRAAGHAAARITGQALGPYQSAVVRIGFAGTWLFFLLREFPNRAELYGPDGPWSWHLAERLIDSNHAFTVLMWSDSTLWFELVYAVSVLASMGLLLGWRTRATSVVFMVGVLSLQNRSVFMGDGGDNVIHLMAIYLVLTRCAQVWSLDARRARTHGSATAGAAGPVLWGVLGAVCVFGAGTGRFGYGWLAAFAALWLACGLWWLVDRHEPEGEARAFLDVLANLLHNAGMLVIMAEVCLIYATAGWYKIQGSRWQDGTALYYPLGLDYFTPWPTLSELVAGSGTLVMLLSYGTVAVQVAFPFTLFNRRIKNVLLALMMLEHAGIAVLLGLPFFSLAMIAADAVFLPTGFLVWVGVRAAARRRAAEPVADPAEPVPVQLPAPR; translated from the coding sequence GTGAAGCGCGCCCGCCGGGCGGCGGGCCACGCGGCCGCGCGGATCACCGGGCAGGCGCTGGGCCCGTACCAGAGCGCCGTGGTCCGCATCGGCTTCGCCGGGACCTGGCTCTTCTTCCTGCTGCGCGAGTTCCCGAACCGCGCCGAGCTGTACGGGCCGGACGGGCCGTGGAGCTGGCACCTCGCGGAGCGGCTGATCGATTCCAACCACGCCTTCACGGTGCTGATGTGGTCCGACTCCACGCTGTGGTTCGAGCTCGTCTACGCGGTGTCCGTGCTGGCGAGCATGGGGCTGCTGCTGGGCTGGCGCACGCGGGCGACGTCCGTGGTCTTCATGGTCGGCGTGCTGTCGCTGCAGAACCGCAGCGTCTTCATGGGCGACGGCGGGGACAACGTCATCCACCTGATGGCGATCTACCTGGTGCTGACCCGGTGCGCGCAGGTCTGGTCGCTGGACGCGCGCAGGGCCCGTACGCACGGCTCGGCGACGGCCGGGGCGGCCGGGCCGGTGCTGTGGGGCGTGCTGGGCGCGGTGTGCGTCTTCGGAGCGGGCACCGGCCGGTTCGGCTACGGCTGGCTGGCGGCGTTCGCGGCGCTGTGGCTGGCCTGCGGGCTGTGGTGGCTGGTCGACCGCCACGAGCCGGAGGGCGAGGCGCGGGCGTTCCTCGACGTCCTGGCGAACCTGCTGCACAACGCGGGCATGCTGGTGATCATGGCGGAGGTCTGCCTGATCTACGCGACGGCCGGCTGGTACAAGATCCAGGGGTCCCGGTGGCAGGACGGGACGGCCCTGTACTACCCGCTGGGGCTGGACTACTTCACCCCGTGGCCGACGCTGTCGGAGCTGGTGGCGGGGAGCGGGACGCTGGTGATGCTGCTGTCGTACGGGACGGTGGCGGTGCAGGTGGCGTTCCCGTTCACGCTGTTCAACCGGCGGATCAAGAACGTGCTGCTGGCGTTGATGATGCTGGAGCACGCGGGCATCGCGGTGCTGCTGGGGCTGCCGTTCTTCTCGCTGGCGATGATCGCCGCGGATGCGGTGTTCCTGCCGACGGGCTTTCTGGTGTGGGTGGGGGTACGGGCCGCCGCGCGGCGGCGTGCGGCGGAGCCGGTGGCGGACCCCGCCGAGCCGGTGCCGGTCCAGTTGCCCGCGCCGCGCTGA
- a CDS encoding DUF5819 family protein, which translates to MDSNEHEPAEGAAPPPPRTPGIAGLSAPFRVMAALALGAIAVAACLHLALVFLHVAPGNTLSKQHAKTIDAWVYPEFEQNWKLFAPNPLQQNIAVEARAEFRAAGGEVVTTPWHDLSAEDGEAIRHSLLPSHTRQNELRRAWDFFTGSHDDDNHPTGERGKLSEEYLRRIALNRLLPDLRDAAVLRIQVRSATTAVPAPKWSTETTDTQTYYRELPWWTL; encoded by the coding sequence ATGGATTCGAACGAGCACGAGCCCGCCGAAGGGGCTGCTCCGCCGCCCCCGCGGACGCCCGGAATCGCCGGTCTGTCCGCCCCGTTCCGGGTCATGGCCGCCCTGGCCCTGGGGGCGATCGCGGTCGCGGCCTGCTTGCACCTCGCGCTCGTCTTCCTGCACGTGGCCCCCGGCAACACCCTCAGCAAGCAGCACGCGAAGACGATCGACGCCTGGGTCTACCCCGAGTTCGAACAGAACTGGAAGCTCTTCGCCCCCAATCCCCTGCAGCAGAACATCGCGGTCGAGGCGCGCGCGGAGTTCAGGGCCGCCGGCGGCGAGGTGGTCACCACCCCCTGGCACGACCTGAGCGCCGAGGACGGCGAGGCCATCCGGCACAGCCTGCTGCCCAGCCACACCCGGCAGAACGAGCTCCGCCGCGCCTGGGACTTCTTCACCGGCTCCCACGACGACGACAACCATCCGACCGGCGAGCGCGGGAAGCTGTCCGAGGAGTACCTCCGGCGGATCGCGCTGAACCGGCTCCTCCCCGACCTGCGGGACGCGGCCGTCCTGCGGATCCAGGTGCGCTCGGCGACCACGGCGGTGCCCGCGCCGAAGTGGAGCACCGAGACCACCGACACCCAGACCTACTACCGGGAGCTGCCGTGGTGGACGCTGTGA
- the paaA gene encoding 1,2-phenylacetyl-CoA epoxidase subunit PaaA, whose protein sequence is MVAVTPETGPDTALGTDGTDGTGMTADLGAQLAAAFDAAVAADERVEPRDWMPDEYRASLVRQMAQHAHSEIIGMQPEANWITRAPSLRRKAILMAKVQDEAGHGLYLYSAAETLGTSRDELLDKLHSGKQKYSSIFNYPTLTWADVGAIGWLVDGAAITNQVPICRCSYGPYARAMVRICKEESFHQRQGYELLLALSQGTEAQHAMAQDAVDRWWWPSLMMFGPPDDESAHSAQSMAWRIKRHSNDELRQRFVDIAVPQAESLGLTLPDPDLKWNEERGHHDFGAIDWAEFWNVLKGNGPCNEERIGQRRRAHEEGAWVRDAAAAYARKQTAQQVAQQAAKHAGQNEEARV, encoded by the coding sequence ATGGTGGCAGTGACCCCGGAGACGGGGCCGGACACGGCCCTCGGGACAGACGGGACGGACGGGACAGGCATGACTGCTGACCTGGGCGCACAGCTCGCGGCGGCATTCGACGCGGCCGTGGCGGCCGACGAGCGCGTGGAGCCGCGCGACTGGATGCCGGACGAATACCGCGCCTCCCTGGTGCGCCAGATGGCGCAGCACGCCCATTCCGAGATCATCGGCATGCAGCCCGAGGCCAACTGGATCACGCGCGCGCCCTCGCTGCGCCGCAAGGCGATCCTGATGGCCAAGGTCCAGGACGAGGCCGGCCACGGGCTGTACCTCTACAGCGCGGCCGAGACCCTCGGCACCAGCCGCGACGAGCTGCTCGACAAGCTCCACTCGGGCAAGCAGAAGTACTCCTCGATCTTCAACTACCCCACCCTGACCTGGGCGGACGTCGGCGCCATCGGCTGGCTCGTGGACGGTGCGGCGATCACCAACCAGGTCCCGATCTGCCGCTGCTCCTACGGGCCCTACGCACGCGCCATGGTCCGGATCTGCAAGGAGGAGTCCTTCCACCAGCGCCAGGGGTACGAGCTGCTCCTCGCCCTCTCGCAGGGCACCGAGGCCCAGCACGCGATGGCCCAGGACGCGGTGGACCGGTGGTGGTGGCCGTCGCTGATGATGTTCGGCCCGCCGGACGACGAGTCCGCGCACTCGGCGCAGTCGATGGCCTGGCGCATCAAGCGGCACTCGAACGACGAGCTGCGCCAGCGGTTCGTGGACATCGCCGTCCCCCAGGCCGAGTCCCTCGGCCTGACCCTGCCCGACCCGGACCTGAAGTGGAACGAGGAGCGCGGGCACCACGACTTCGGCGCCATCGACTGGGCCGAGTTCTGGAACGTCCTCAAGGGCAACGGCCCCTGCAACGAGGAGCGGATCGGCCAGCGGCGCAGGGCCCACGAGGAAGGTGCCTGGGTGCGCGACGCGGCCGCCGCGTACGCGCGCAAGCAGACGGCACAGCAGGTGGCACAGCAAGCGGCGAAGCACGCCGGACAGAACGAGGAGGCACGGGTATGA
- the paaB gene encoding 1,2-phenylacetyl-CoA epoxidase subunit PaaB, with amino-acid sequence MTQNWPLWEVFVRSRRGLSHTHAGSLHAPDAEMALRNARDLYTRRGEGISIWVVPSTEITASSPDERDPFFAPSADKPYRHPTFYDIPEGVSHL; translated from the coding sequence ATGACGCAGAACTGGCCCCTGTGGGAGGTCTTCGTGCGCTCGCGCCGCGGCCTCTCGCACACGCACGCGGGCAGCCTGCACGCCCCCGACGCGGAGATGGCCCTGCGCAACGCCCGCGATCTCTACACCCGGCGCGGCGAGGGCATCTCGATCTGGGTGGTGCCCTCCACCGAGATCACCGCCTCCTCCCCGGACGAGCGGGACCCCTTCTTCGCCCCGTCCGCCGACAAGCCGTACCGGCACCCCACCTTCTACGACATCCCGGAGGGGGTGAGCCACCTGTGA
- the paaC gene encoding 1,2-phenylacetyl-CoA epoxidase subunit PaaC, whose translation MTSTDTTRLTGATAAAALALGDDALILSHRLGEWAGHAPVLEEEVALANIALDLLGQARILLSMVGDEDELAYLREERSFRNLQLVEQPNGDFAHTIARQLYFSFYQHEVYGELARGDGPFAPLAAKAVKETAYHRDHAEQWTLRLGDGTEESRSRMRAALDAMWKYTGEMFQPVDGLDGLDLTALEERWLAALTGVLEQAGLDLPQGPRTGAWAAGAGRQGLHTESFGRMLAEMQHLHRSHPGASW comes from the coding sequence GTGACCAGCACCGACACCACGCGCCTCACCGGCGCCACCGCCGCGGCGGCGCTCGCGCTCGGCGACGACGCGCTGATCCTCTCCCACCGCCTCGGCGAATGGGCCGGACACGCCCCCGTGCTGGAGGAGGAGGTCGCCCTCGCCAACATCGCCCTCGACCTGCTCGGCCAGGCCCGGATCCTGCTGTCCATGGTCGGCGACGAGGACGAGCTGGCGTACCTGCGCGAGGAGCGGTCCTTCCGCAACCTCCAGCTGGTCGAGCAGCCGAACGGCGACTTCGCCCACACCATCGCCCGTCAGCTCTACTTCTCCTTCTACCAGCACGAGGTCTACGGAGAGCTCGCCCGCGGGGACGGCCCGTTCGCCCCGCTGGCGGCCAAGGCCGTCAAGGAGACCGCGTACCACCGGGACCACGCCGAGCAGTGGACCCTGCGGCTCGGGGACGGCACCGAGGAGAGCCGCAGCCGTATGCGGGCCGCCCTCGACGCGATGTGGAAGTACACCGGCGAGATGTTCCAGCCGGTGGACGGCCTCGACGGCCTGGACCTGACCGCCCTGGAGGAGCGCTGGCTGGCCGCGCTGACCGGCGTACTGGAGCAGGCCGGCCTCGATCTGCCCCAGGGGCCGCGCACCGGCGCCTGGGCGGCCGGGGCCGGACGGCAGGGTCTGCACACCGAGTCCTTCGGCCGGATGCTCGCCGAGATGCAGCACCTGCACCGCAGCCACCCGGGGGCCTCATGGTGA
- the paaD gene encoding 1,2-phenylacetyl-CoA epoxidase subunit PaaD — translation MVTTDAGTTRLEAELAALAGSVPDPELPVLTLGELGVVRGVRMHEDGHAEVTLTPTYTGCPAIEAMSADIERALTGHGIPEVRVTTVLAPAWTTDDISAEGRRKLAEFGIAPPRPHAAGGPVPLTLSVRCPNCGSTDTELLSRFSSTACKALRRCTACREPFDHFKEL, via the coding sequence ATGGTGACCACCGACGCCGGAACGACCCGCCTGGAGGCGGAACTGGCCGCGCTGGCCGGCTCCGTCCCGGACCCGGAGCTTCCCGTGCTCACCCTCGGCGAGCTCGGCGTGGTGCGCGGGGTGCGGATGCACGAGGACGGCCATGCCGAGGTCACCCTGACCCCGACCTACACCGGCTGCCCGGCCATCGAGGCCATGTCCGCCGACATCGAGCGGGCCCTCACCGGCCACGGCATCCCCGAGGTGCGGGTCACCACCGTGCTGGCCCCCGCCTGGACGACCGACGACATCAGCGCCGAGGGCCGCCGCAAGCTCGCCGAGTTCGGCATCGCCCCGCCCCGGCCGCACGCGGCCGGCGGGCCGGTCCCGCTGACCCTGTCGGTCCGCTGCCCGAACTGCGGATCGACCGACACCGAGCTGCTCAGCCGCTTCTCCTCCACCGCTTGCAAGGCGCTGCGCCGCTGCACCGCCTGCCGCGAACCGTTCGACCACTTCAAGGAGCTCTAG
- a CDS encoding 2Fe-2S iron-sulfur cluster-binding protein, giving the protein MAAPRHGAFHPLTVAAVDRLTDDSVALTLRVPEELREDYRHAPGQHLTLRRTAPEGGTEVRRTYSICSPAPSADGPGPERLRVGVRLVEGGEFSTFAHKEIAAGDVLEVMVPAGRFVLEPAAAPASGHYAAIVGGSGITPVLSIAASLLAARPDARFCLVRSDRTAASTMFLEEVADLKDRYPSRFQLVTVLSREEQESGLPSGRLDEERLAALLPALLPVAEVTGWFLCGPYGLVQGAERALGALGVLRSRVHEEIFHVEDTTPAARPAGSPAPSHGRVTARLDGRSGTWPVQDGESLLDAVLRNRADAPYACKGGVCGTCRAFVVSGEVRMERNFALEAEETEAGFVLACQSHPVTEEVEIDFDR; this is encoded by the coding sequence ATGGCCGCCCCCCGCCACGGCGCGTTCCACCCGCTGACGGTGGCGGCTGTCGACCGGCTCACCGACGACTCGGTGGCACTGACCCTGCGGGTTCCCGAGGAGCTGCGCGAGGACTACCGGCACGCCCCGGGCCAGCACCTGACCCTGCGCCGCACCGCCCCCGAGGGCGGCACCGAGGTCCGCCGCACCTACTCGATCTGCTCCCCCGCACCGTCCGCGGACGGGCCGGGCCCGGAGCGGCTGCGGGTCGGGGTGCGGCTGGTGGAGGGCGGTGAGTTCTCCACCTTCGCCCACAAGGAGATCGCCGCCGGGGACGTGCTGGAGGTCATGGTCCCGGCCGGGCGCTTCGTGCTGGAGCCCGCCGCGGCCCCGGCCTCGGGGCACTACGCGGCGATCGTCGGCGGCAGCGGCATCACACCCGTGCTGTCGATCGCGGCGAGCCTGCTGGCCGCCCGGCCCGACGCGCGTTTCTGCCTCGTGCGCAGCGACCGTACGGCCGCCTCGACGATGTTCCTGGAGGAGGTCGCCGACCTCAAGGACCGGTATCCGTCGCGGTTCCAGCTGGTGACCGTCCTCTCCCGGGAGGAGCAGGAGTCCGGGCTGCCCTCGGGGCGGCTGGACGAGGAGCGGCTGGCGGCCCTGCTGCCCGCGCTGCTGCCGGTGGCGGAGGTGACGGGCTGGTTCCTGTGCGGCCCGTACGGCCTGGTGCAGGGCGCGGAGCGGGCCCTGGGCGCGCTCGGTGTCCTGCGGAGCCGGGTGCACGAGGAGATCTTCCACGTCGAGGACACCACGCCGGCGGCCCGCCCCGCGGGTTCCCCGGCCCCCTCGCACGGCAGGGTCACCGCGCGGCTCGACGGCCGCTCGGGCACCTGGCCGGTCCAGGACGGCGAGTCCCTGCTGGACGCGGTGCTCCGCAACCGCGCGGACGCCCCGTACGCCTGCAAGGGCGGGGTCTGCGGCACCTGCCGGGCGTTCGTGGTGTCGGGCGAGGTCCGGATGGAGCGGAACTTCGCGCTGGAGGCCGAGGAGACGGAGGCCGGGTTCGTCCTGGCCTGCCAGTCGCATCCGGTGACGGAGGAAGTGGAGATCGACTTCGACCGCTGA
- a CDS encoding acyl-CoA dehydrogenase family protein gives MDFTFTEEQQAAVEAARAVFADVAPDGVPSPALTPGAVADDFDRPLWAKLAASDLLSLVLAEEHGGAGLDTVALCLVLREAARVLARVPLLEHCATAMAVQAHGSPELAAALLPGAGRGTLVLTAAAHGRSGHDPAELAVIARREGEAWILEGTQTAVPWAHSADWIAVPAHTGEGEAVLAFVPRAAEGLALAEQVSTNGERLAELALDGVRVDGAHLIDTPGAWERLRQVLATGTCALALGLGENVLAMTGRYTGKREQFGFPVATFQAVAVQAADRYIDLRAMEVTLWQAAWRLDAATGGAGGPLPSSGDVAVAKIWASEGVRRVVQTAQHLHGGFGADTDYPLHRYHAWAKQLELQLGPAAAHEEALGDLLAAHPLA, from the coding sequence GTGGACTTCACCTTCACCGAGGAGCAGCAGGCCGCCGTCGAGGCGGCCCGGGCCGTCTTCGCGGATGTCGCGCCCGACGGCGTGCCCAGCCCCGCACTGACCCCGGGGGCCGTGGCCGACGACTTCGACCGCCCGCTGTGGGCCAAGCTCGCCGCATCGGACCTGCTGAGCCTGGTCCTCGCCGAAGAGCACGGGGGAGCGGGCCTGGACACCGTCGCCCTGTGCCTGGTGCTGCGCGAGGCCGCCAGAGTGCTGGCACGGGTCCCGCTGCTGGAGCACTGCGCCACCGCCATGGCCGTGCAGGCCCACGGCAGCCCCGAACTGGCCGCCGCCCTGCTGCCCGGCGCGGGGCGCGGCACGCTCGTGCTCACCGCCGCCGCCCACGGGCGCTCCGGCCACGATCCGGCCGAACTCGCCGTCATCGCCCGCCGCGAGGGCGAGGCGTGGATCCTGGAGGGCACGCAGACCGCGGTCCCCTGGGCGCACAGCGCGGACTGGATCGCCGTACCCGCCCACACCGGCGAGGGTGAGGCCGTCCTCGCGTTCGTCCCTCGGGCCGCCGAAGGGCTGGCCCTCGCCGAGCAGGTCTCCACGAACGGTGAGCGCCTCGCCGAACTCGCCCTCGACGGTGTGCGGGTGGACGGGGCCCACCTGATCGACACCCCGGGGGCCTGGGAGCGGCTCCGCCAGGTCCTCGCCACCGGGACCTGCGCGCTGGCGCTCGGACTCGGCGAGAACGTGCTCGCCATGACCGGCCGGTACACCGGCAAGCGCGAGCAGTTCGGCTTCCCGGTGGCCACCTTCCAGGCCGTCGCCGTCCAGGCCGCCGACCGGTACATCGACCTGCGCGCCATGGAGGTCACCCTGTGGCAGGCCGCCTGGCGGCTCGACGCCGCGACCGGCGGCGCCGGCGGTCCGCTGCCGAGCTCCGGTGACGTCGCGGTCGCCAAGATCTGGGCCTCGGAGGGCGTGCGCCGGGTCGTACAGACCGCCCAGCACCTGCACGGCGGCTTCGGCGCCGACACCGACTACCCGCTGCACCGCTACCACGCCTGGGCCAAGCAGCTGGAGCTCCAGCTCGGCCCGGCCGCCGCGCACGAGGAGGCCCTGGGCGACCTGCTGGCCGCCCACCCCCTCGCCTGA
- a CDS encoding rhodanese-like domain-containing protein, whose protein sequence is MNFGPLPSVDATAVPSEGFVLDVREDDEWAAGHVEGALHIPMSDFVARFGELTEAVEDGRRVYVMCRVGGRSAQVTQYLVRQEIDAVNVDGGMQAWDGAGRPMVTDHGNPAFVL, encoded by the coding sequence ATGAACTTCGGACCGCTTCCCTCGGTGGACGCCACCGCGGTGCCCTCCGAAGGCTTTGTCCTCGACGTCCGTGAGGACGACGAATGGGCGGCCGGCCACGTCGAGGGTGCCCTGCACATCCCGATGAGTGACTTCGTGGCCCGCTTCGGCGAGCTGACCGAGGCCGTCGAGGACGGTCGCCGGGTGTACGTGATGTGCCGGGTCGGCGGGCGTTCCGCGCAGGTCACCCAGTACCTGGTGCGCCAGGAGATCGACGCGGTGAACGTCGACGGCGGGATGCAGGCCTGGGACGGTGCCGGGCGCCCGATGGTGACGGACCACGGGAACCCGGCCTTCGTCCTCTAG
- a CDS encoding J domain-containing protein produces MERAVRAAEQALIEFEIAVETFRVEVENFSRLHHQKLGPMYTRLDELDALIAEAKASRSGDAEDLRRAREARSLVMPMPGVDELFHDWLGSDGISDDASAMLTDRPVRPPERVRPSEEVRRLYRELVRKAHPDLAQDDGERERRDAFIARVNAAYGRGDEGLLRELAEEWAAGPAPEASAPGESGELYARLEWLARRKELLALVAKELEDSAIGSMLRMAPEDPDRLLEEIAEQLLAQVSEREAELAAELAAE; encoded by the coding sequence CTGGAGCGGGCCGTGCGGGCCGCCGAGCAGGCGCTGATCGAGTTCGAGATCGCGGTGGAGACCTTCCGGGTGGAGGTGGAGAACTTCTCCCGCCTGCACCACCAGAAGCTCGGCCCCATGTACACGCGGCTCGACGAGCTGGACGCCCTGATCGCCGAGGCGAAGGCGTCCCGCAGCGGCGATGCCGAGGACCTGCGACGGGCGAGGGAAGCGCGCTCGCTGGTCATGCCGATGCCCGGGGTGGACGAGCTGTTCCACGACTGGCTGGGCTCGGACGGGATCTCCGACGACGCCTCGGCGATGCTGACCGACCGGCCCGTGCGGCCGCCGGAGCGGGTGCGGCCCTCGGAGGAGGTGCGCCGCCTCTACCGCGAGCTGGTCCGCAAGGCGCACCCCGACCTCGCCCAGGACGACGGCGAGCGGGAGCGGCGCGACGCGTTCATCGCGCGGGTCAACGCGGCCTACGGGCGCGGCGACGAGGGGCTGCTGCGCGAGCTGGCCGAGGAGTGGGCGGCCGGACCGGCGCCCGAGGCGTCGGCACCGGGCGAGAGCGGGGAGCTGTACGCCCGGCTGGAGTGGCTGGCCCGCCGCAAGGAGCTGCTGGCGCTCGTGGCGAAGGAGCTGGAGGACAGCGCGATCGGCTCGATGCTGAGGATGGCGCCCGAGGACCCCGACCGGCTGCTGGAGGAGATCGCGGAGCAGCTGCTCGCGCAGGTCTCCGAGCGTGAGGCGGAGCTGGCGGCGGAGCTCGCCGCCGAGTGA